In Planctomycetota bacterium, the genomic window CCAGTCCACCACCACGCCGGTGCGTCCGCCATCGTCGGAGCGGAACGCCAGCACCAGGCTCGCCGTGCGCCAGGCGGGCACCGATCCCAGCTGCTGCGTCTCCGCCTGCAGCTGCAGGGCCGCCTGCAATTTGTCCTCGTCGGTGTCCGGCAGCTCGCAGGTGCGGCAGACCATCCGCGCCGGCTGCAGCACCGCGATCGTGGCGGCGGGGGATTTGAAGTTATTCGCCGCCTGGCTCGCGTCCCAGTCGCCCTCCATCACCACGCCGGCGGCGCTGCGGCGGAAGCGGATCGCCCGCTCGTCGCTCGCCGAAAGCGCGACCACGCAGTCCGGATCGATCTGGGCTCGGGTTCGACGCTTCATGGCTCGCGATACTCCAGGATCTTCACGGGGGATTCGGAACGATCGACTTGCACCACGATCTCGGCCTCGGCGCCCGAGCCTTCGGCCCGGCCTCGGCTGGAGATCAGGTAGACGGTGCTGGTCACATCGGCGACTTGTCCCAAAATCATGAGTTGCTCCTGCGTGGCACCGGACAAATCTACGATATCGGCAAGACTCACGAGCCCCTCCGCCTTGGAAATCCGCCGGCTCAGGATGGAGTCGGCAAAGCGGGTGTCCAGCTGCAGGATGTCGCGCAGCAGGCCGCGGCTGGCGGTGTTGAGGTTGACCTTGCCGGCGTTGGCCTGCGAGGTCCGCGAGTCCTCGAGGGAGCATTCGTTGAGCACCAGGCGCAGCTGCTTGTTGTCCAGATTCTTGATGGTGCTCGCGGTGGTCGCGGCGGCGCCGCTGCCGGCGGCGCGGCCGGCGCTGGAGCGCCCGGTCCGGTTGGCCGCGGTCCCGCCGGTGGCGCCCGCGTTGCGGGAGGCCGAAAGCTGCGAGAGCGGCGTGGCCAGGATGTTCGCCATCCGGGCGTTGTTGGTCTTCGCATAGGCCAGGATCGCCGCGGCCTGCGTCGCGTCGATGTTGGTGCGGGCCGACAGCTCTGCGGCCGTCGCCTTGCGCAGGTCCAGGCGGGGCTGCCCGCTCGCGGAGGTCGTCACCGGTCGCGTGGCCGCGGTGAGGTATTGCGACCATCCGGCGTCCAGCTTCCCATCCCCATTGTCGTCCGGCGCGCTGCGCTTGTTGTCGTCCTCGTTGGGGTCGAGCCGTCCGTTCAGATTCCAGTCTTCGCCGCGGACGTATTGCGGCCAGGCGCCGGCGACCAGCTCCAGCTCCGCGATGGAATGGAAATTTCCGTTGCGCGGCTCGTAGCCCAGCCCGCGGTTGCGGTAGTACTCCGCCTCGGCGCCGAGCTGCTGGGGAT contains:
- a CDS encoding general secretion pathway protein GspK, with product MSAARIIPFAGGRRGVVTITVIWAIAIAAIVVAATQVIAFREATIGRESISRVQARWAARAGVETMIAIMEWHNKNPDPDDALALTRDLESNAFGSVETGTWDIRHFIDGQEWAGPLDENSKLNINVATRTQLLALPSITQDVVDSIYDWRDADNDPQQLGAEAEYYRNRGLGYEPRNGNFHSIAELELVAGAWPQYVRGEDWNLNGRLDPNEDDNKRSAPDDNGDGKLDAGWSQYLTAATRPVTTSASGQPRLDLRKATAAELSARTNIDATQAAAILAYAKTNNARMANILATPLSQLSASRNAGATGGTAANRTGRSSAGRAAGSGAAATTASTIKNLDNKQLRLVLNECSLEDSRTSQANAGKVNLNTASRGLLRDILQLDTRFADSILSRRISKAEGLVSLADIVDLSGATQEQLMILGQVADVTSTVYLISSRGRAEGSGAEAEIVVQVDRSESPVKILEYREP